In Rutidosis leptorrhynchoides isolate AG116_Rl617_1_P2 chromosome 2, CSIRO_AGI_Rlap_v1, whole genome shotgun sequence, one genomic interval encodes:
- the LOC139890474 gene encoding LOW QUALITY PROTEIN: 3-oxoacyl-[acyl-carrier-protein] synthase II, chloroplastic-like (The sequence of the model RefSeq protein was modified relative to this genomic sequence to represent the inferred CDS: inserted 2 bases in 1 codon), which yields MAIAIQPSMETVTKNKPETKERRVVVTGMGVETPIGNNPYDFYDNLLQGVSGITQIQAFDCSNYPTRIAGEIKNFSTDGWVAPKLSKRMDRFMLYMLTAGKKALADAGITTQHQMDQLDKTRCGVLIGSAMGGMKVFNDAIEALRVSYRKINPFCVPFATTNMGSAMLAMDLGWMGPNYSISTACATSNFCILNAANHIIRGEADVMLCGGSDAVIIPIGLGGFVACRALSERNSDPAKASRPWDSGRDGFVMGEGAGVLLLEEIEHAKERGATIYAEFLGGSFTCDAYHMTEPHPQGGWLFTCLCAGVILCIENALSQAGVAREDVNYINXPAGDLKEYHALLHCFGQNKELRVNSTKSMIGHLLGAASAVEAVATVQAIRTGWVHPNINLENPDEGLDPKVLVGPKKEKLKVKVALSNSFGFGGHNSSILFAPFQ from the exons ATGGCTATAGCCATTCAACCCTCCATGGAGACTGTAACCAAAAACAAACCTGAAACTAAAGAGAGGCGAGTTGTTGTGACTGGGATGGGTGTAGAAACCCCAATCGGTAACAATCCATACGATTTCTATGATAATCTCCTCCAAGGTGTCAGTGGCATTACTCAAATTCAAGCCTTTGATTGCTCCAACTATCCAACT CGAATTGCTGGTGAGATTAAAAATTTCTCAACAGATGGATGGGTGGCACCTAAACTATCCAAAAGGATGGACAGGTTTATGCTCTACATGCTTACTGCTGGCAAAAAGGCTCTTGCAGATGCTGGGATAACAACCCAACATCAAATGGATCAATTAGATAAAACCAGATGCGGAGTCCTCATCGGCTCTGCTATGGGTGGTATGAAG gTTTTCAATGATGCAATAGAAGCTTTGAGGGTCTCATATAGGAAAATTAATCCTTTCTGCGTACCCTTTGCAACCACTAACATGGGATCTGCAATGCTGGCAATGGATCTC GGATGGATGGGTCCAAACTATTCTATCTCCACAGCTTGTGCCACCAGCAACTTTTGTATACTTAATGCTGCAAATCACATCATCAGAGGTGAAGCT GACGTGATGCTTTGTGGTGGCTCCGACGCTGTCATTATACCTATTG GATTGGGAGGATTTGTGGCATGCAGAGCTCTATCCGAGAGAAACAGTGACCCTGCCAAAGCGTCCCGCCCATGGGATTCG GGTCGTGATGGTTTTGTTATGGGAGAAGGAGCTGGGGTCCTATTGTTGGAAGAAATTGAGCATGCTAAG GAGAGGGGCGCTACAATCTATGCCGAGTTTTTGGGTGGAAGCTTCACTTGTGATGCTTATCATATGACAGAGCCTCATCCTCAAGGCGGCTGGCTATTTACatgtttat GTGCGGGTGTGATTTTATGCATAGAAAATGCATTATCTCAGGCTGGGGTAGCAAGGGAAGATGTGAACTACATCAA ACCTGCTGGAGACCTCAAAGAATACCATGCTCTTCTTCATTGTTTTGGGCAGAACAAAGAG TTGCGAGTGAATTCTACAAAATCTATGATAGGTCACCTTCTAGGAGCAGCTAGTGCTGTAGAAGCTGTTGCAACTGTACAG GCAATACGGACAGGGTGGGTTCATCCAAATATTAATCTTGAAAATCCAGACGAAGGCTTG GATCCAAAAGTGCTGGTTGGCCCAAAGAAAGAAAAGCTGAAAGTCAAGGTGGCCTTGTCTAATTCATTTGGGTTTGGAGGTCACAACTCGTCAATATTATTTGCGCCGTTCCAGTAG